In Equus quagga isolate Etosha38 chromosome 18, UCLA_HA_Equagga_1.0, whole genome shotgun sequence, the sequence CAGAGTCAAAAGTCAGAAGGAACTTAAGGGTTTGCAAGGTACTTCAATTTACGTGTGGTCATTAAAACCCAGTAAGTAATTCAAGTATGGTAATATAATGGCAGGCAATTGACCGCTCAAATATCACTCTAAAATCGAAGACATGAAAATAAAGGCTGAAACTTGGTGTTTCCCCATCTTTCATTTACATGGCTAGATATCAGGACCTTATTGTGGAAAACATACAGTTATTATATATGGTTTCCCCAAAAGATAATGAAGCTTCAGAAAGTACAAAAGATGTCAAGACCCATAGTTTGcttcatcaaatgcttttctaGCTCGTTTCAATTCTTCATTCATTGTAAGCAAGTCTTTAACTCTAGCAAACTTCCTTGGGTCCTTTCGAATCAAGAAGACGATATCTTCAACTTGTACCCGACCTTGTCTTCCAATTGACATTGCCTTGTGAGTCTATTGCAAAGAAACATATTAAAttcaatcaattttttaaaaaatctaacatttTACTCTTAATGTGCATTTATTTAATGCTAGTGAGTTTGAAGACTTTCTCTTCTAATTATAGCTATTCATTTGTGAattgtctattcatgtcctttgtcTACTTTCTACTGTGTTCTTAACAATATTTCTCTTAATGCTTTACagacattttttaatattaattacattaaaaCTATCAACTTTActgatgtttgtttttttgatatatttggctttttgtcttcatttgtataaaataattttataattttttggtaACCATCCATTTCATTTAAGCTTTGTGTACATCTCAGTAGCCAATAAATATTGGGGGGTTTTGTTAAAACCAAATCTCAGCCCCTATCATTATATATTCATCCTgtacaaaaacaaaagttgatcatagcattatttctaataactaaaaaaagagaaactaaatatttaacaaggcattgaataaacaaatttgaGCACATCCAGTCAATTAATATtatgaagccattaaaaatattatagagtATTATGCAATGACATGGGGAAAATGTTCTAGACTTTCCCTAAGACAAAAAAAGGTTCTAAGACTGTAATATacaatatgatttcaattttataaagtttaaaaatatgtgcaaaaagacaaaagaatattcACCAGAATCTTAGCATCAGTTGTCTCTAGCTGGAAGGattacagatttttattttcttccctgcactttttaaatgctttctaaatttaatcaatattaattacttttataagtaggtaaagatttttaaaaatgcacactcTGACCCAGTAATTTAACTTCTATTATTCTGTACTAAGAAAATGATCCAAAAACACAGggtaaaaatttttaagaactgAACACAACCAAACTCAGTATTCCTATCTTTGTGAATATATCCACAGGAGACAGAGGGGAAATTTCATGAATATGGTCATTCAAAATTATctattcagttaaaaataatctgtaataACTTATACAATAGAGAAATGGTTAAGTATATTAGAAAGCAATCTGAATTTTACATAGCTactaaaataactgtgattaggACAtgggaaatatatattataaaattttgaacAAAAAAGAATGTTTACCATGAtcaccactatggaaaacattgtATACCTTTAAATAAATACTGGAAGGGGGAAACATGTTGGATGGTGGGATTATgggtaatattttaaattttattcaaggATCTTAAATcctaataaa encodes:
- the TAF13 gene encoding transcription initiation factor TFIID subunit 13 isoform X2; translation: MLLLLSLPWSFLLKVRCMMYGFGDDQNPYTESVDILEDLVIEFITEMTHKAMSIGRQGRVQVEDIVFLIRKDPRKFARVKDLLTMNEELKRARKAFDEANYGS